One Terriglobia bacterium genomic region harbors:
- a CDS encoding zinc-dependent metalloprotease has translation MRLFRYITLLILFAGLSMGQTPPSEEGGSQRERPGMPGMSQTPPEPKPYEKVITKEAKSKQGIFTVHQVKEKWYYEIPKTELDKEFLWVSQIARTTLGAGYGGQALGSRVVRWERINNRVLLRDIKYDIVADPKEPVALAVKAANNDTILMSFNIEAWGKDEAPVIDVTRLFTTDLNEISAHSFLRASSFDSARSFIDRIATFPTNIEVETTHTYTSPPPSAGGSPSPTPQSPFAASMRGGSATVVLHYSMVKLPEKPMMPRVFDERVGYFTVRQIDYGRDEHRAPKRTYITRYRLEKKDPTAALSEPVKPIVYYIDPATPKKWVPYIKRGVEAWQVAFEEAGFKNAILAKDAPAPEQDPDWSPDDARYSVIRWLPSTVENAMGPHVSDPRTGEILEADISMYHNIMNLQRSWYFLQVGPLDPRAQKLPLPDDLMGRLIEYVVAHEVGHTLGFQHNMKASSMYPQEKLRDREWVKKMGHTPSIMDYARFNYVAQPEDNIDVDDLVPGIGPYDKWATMWGYKPIPGAKTPDEEKATLDEWSRQQDKTPWLRFSTPGSQGADFGELTEAVGDANAIKSTALGLKNLERVSNMLLTATTTEKGEPYDDLEELYGRMLGQWTLEMNHVAAIVGGFNTQEKYIGQDGVIFQPLPRDHQAAAVKFLNDNAFMTPSFFIKQDILRRIEPVGVIDRVRNAQRSILNSLMNPARLARLVEQEAVDGKGSYAPTEFLADVRKGVWKELDGTGPVKIDAFRRNLQRSFVELMDERLNRPAPTLPSGPGFTAPPTTGDVRPFFRGELKAVSAAVTAALPRTSDRETRLHLEDIKDQIAKVLDPKIDPPSTATPTGPSRRGNDLLEDWQDPNTCWPDYQVKR, from the coding sequence ATGCGACTTTTCAGATACATCACTCTGCTTATTTTGTTTGCCGGCCTTTCGATGGGCCAGACCCCACCTTCTGAAGAGGGTGGCTCACAGCGGGAAAGGCCCGGGATGCCCGGAATGTCTCAGACCCCTCCGGAGCCCAAGCCCTATGAAAAAGTGATCACCAAGGAGGCCAAGTCGAAACAGGGAATCTTCACTGTCCATCAGGTGAAGGAAAAGTGGTATTACGAGATTCCGAAGACCGAACTGGACAAAGAGTTTCTGTGGGTCAGCCAGATCGCCCGAACCACGCTCGGGGCGGGTTATGGCGGTCAAGCGCTGGGAAGCCGGGTCGTGCGGTGGGAGCGAATTAACAATCGAGTGCTCCTTCGCGACATTAAGTACGATATTGTGGCCGATCCGAAGGAACCGGTCGCCCTGGCCGTGAAGGCGGCGAACAACGACACGATCCTGATGTCCTTCAACATTGAGGCTTGGGGAAAGGACGAGGCCCCCGTCATTGACGTCACGCGTCTGTTCACGACCGACTTGAATGAAATCAGCGCCCACTCTTTTTTGCGCGCCTCCTCGTTTGACAGCGCCCGATCGTTCATCGATCGCATTGCAACCTTCCCGACCAACATTGAAGTGGAGACCACCCATACCTATACATCGCCACCCCCATCGGCTGGCGGCTCCCCGTCGCCGACTCCGCAAAGTCCTTTTGCCGCAAGCATGCGGGGGGGCAGCGCCACCGTGGTCCTTCATTACAGCATGGTTAAGTTGCCTGAAAAGCCGATGATGCCGCGCGTGTTCGATGAGCGCGTCGGGTATTTCACCGTCCGGCAGATCGATTATGGACGGGACGAGCACCGGGCTCCCAAACGTACCTACATCACCCGCTATCGACTCGAGAAGAAGGACCCCACGGCTGCCCTTTCGGAACCGGTGAAGCCGATTGTGTATTACATCGATCCCGCCACGCCGAAGAAATGGGTGCCCTATATCAAGCGTGGAGTGGAAGCCTGGCAAGTGGCCTTTGAAGAGGCCGGATTCAAGAACGCCATTCTCGCGAAGGACGCCCCGGCGCCGGAACAAGATCCCGACTGGAGTCCTGATGACGCGCGCTACTCGGTGATTCGCTGGTTGCCTTCAACGGTTGAAAATGCCATGGGGCCCCACGTCAGCGACCCGCGCACCGGCGAGATTCTTGAAGCTGACATCTCCATGTACCACAACATCATGAACCTGCAGCGCTCCTGGTACTTTCTGCAGGTAGGCCCGCTGGATCCCCGCGCTCAGAAGCTCCCCCTGCCGGATGACCTCATGGGAAGGTTGATCGAATACGTCGTGGCTCATGAAGTCGGCCACACCCTCGGCTTCCAGCACAATATGAAGGCCAGTTCGATGTACCCGCAGGAAAAATTGCGGGACCGCGAGTGGGTTAAGAAGATGGGACACACCCCCTCCATCATGGATTATGCCCGGTTTAACTACGTGGCACAGCCCGAGGACAACATCGACGTCGACGATCTTGTCCCCGGCATTGGCCCCTATGACAAGTGGGCGACCATGTGGGGATACAAACCGATCCCCGGAGCAAAAACACCCGATGAAGAGAAGGCCACACTCGATGAATGGTCCCGACAGCAGGACAAGACACCCTGGCTCCGTTTCTCAACGCCCGGGTCCCAGGGAGCAGATTTCGGAGAACTCACCGAGGCCGTCGGCGACGCCAACGCCATCAAGTCCACTGCGCTCGGCTTGAAGAACCTGGAACGCGTGTCAAATATGCTGCTGACAGCCACCACCACAGAGAAAGGTGAACCTTACGACGACCTTGAGGAGCTGTACGGCCGGATGCTAGGTCAGTGGACCCTGGAGATGAACCACGTCGCCGCCATTGTCGGTGGATTTAACACTCAAGAGAAATACATCGGGCAGGATGGGGTCATCTTCCAGCCCTTGCCGCGCGATCATCAAGCGGCAGCAGTGAAGTTTCTCAATGACAATGCCTTCATGACTCCCTCCTTTTTCATCAAGCAGGATATCCTCCGCCGAATTGAGCCCGTCGGAGTCATCGACCGCGTGCGCAATGCACAACGCAGCATACTCAACAGCTTGATGAATCCTGCGCGGTTGGCCCGATTGGTCGAACAAGAAGCGGTGGATGGGAAGGGTTCGTATGCCCCGACCGAATTCCTCGCCGATGTGCGCAAGGGCGTGTGGAAGGAACTGGACGGGACGGGACCGGTCAAGATCGACGCCTTCCGTCGTAATTTGCAGCGCTCCTTTGTCGAATTGATGGACGAGCGCCTGAACCGTCCCGCTCCCACTCTCCCTTCAGGTCCCGGATTCACGGCACCTCCCACGACGGGAGATGTGCGTCCCTTCTTCCGGGGTGAGTTGAAGGCGGTCAGCGCGGCCGTTACTGCGGCCCTGCCACGCACCTCGGACCGTGAAACGCGGCTCCACCTGGAGGACATCAAGGACCAGATCGCCAAGGTGCTGGATCCCAAGATTGACCCTCCCTCGACTGCCACGCCGACCGGCCCGTCGCGGCGCGGCAATGATCTCCTGGAGGATTGGCAAGACCCGAACACCTGCTGGCCCGATTATCAGGTCAAGAGGTAG
- a CDS encoding DUF3857 and transglutaminase domain-containing protein: MLPGKGRLAFIAGFALLFFICLMSAPALAKDDWPAPSPEELAMKDNPASPGAHAMILYRESISDDKDSFETYYYRIKIFTEAGKKYADIEIPFFHGTGSVKDIRARTVHPDGKIMEWDGKVYEKLLVKAGGVKLQAKTFTLPEVQPGSIIEYKYRLQFDSLKLYNTHWNVQEDLFTRRAVFSLRPFIGDTAPGLYWRSFKLPQGTEPQKQKDSSMRLEVKDVAGLEEEENMPPASEERGRLEFFYRQNSKETMEEFWKRIIKGRADYSENFIGKRGAIKQTVDQTVAAGDSPEVKLQKLYARTQQIHNFALDVGKTEKEEKREKLKDNNNVEDVLKHGYGSPQDINRFFVALARAAGFEADWVNIAPRNRNFFHPELQDTTQLEADIVVVALGSEKVYLDPACSFCPYGFLPWYETAAGGVRINKQGGEFVNTTTPKSSDALVERKLDVRLGADGKLEGKWTVNFRGQYALEHREDGRTQDETGRRKDLSEEIRKWFPANALLEITSMTGWEGSAEPLHVEGTLTLPEFGMSTGRRLLLPLSIMAPSHPGRFQTTQRKHPVYFRYPFQTVDEVTVQMPEGFKVESLPKSESTPAASAAIFQVSCKQEGNQLRITRREGLEGFYFPLQYYEAIRNFFDMMKGKDDEKIVLQSTPSAQGH; the protein is encoded by the coding sequence ATGTTGCCTGGAAAAGGTCGTCTTGCGTTCATTGCAGGTTTCGCCCTGCTCTTCTTCATCTGCCTCATGTCGGCTCCCGCTCTGGCGAAGGATGATTGGCCGGCTCCCTCCCCGGAGGAGCTGGCGATGAAAGACAATCCCGCCAGTCCCGGCGCCCACGCCATGATCCTCTACCGGGAGAGTATCAGCGACGACAAGGATTCCTTCGAAACCTATTATTACCGGATCAAGATCTTCACCGAAGCCGGAAAGAAATACGCGGACATCGAGATTCCATTTTTTCACGGCACGGGATCAGTGAAGGACATTCGCGCCCGCACCGTCCATCCCGACGGCAAGATCATGGAATGGGATGGAAAGGTGTATGAGAAGTTGTTGGTGAAGGCAGGCGGGGTCAAGCTTCAGGCCAAGACGTTCACCCTGCCGGAAGTCCAGCCGGGCAGCATCATCGAATACAAGTACCGGCTCCAGTTCGATTCCCTCAAGCTCTACAACACCCACTGGAACGTGCAGGAAGATCTGTTTACCCGAAGAGCCGTGTTCTCCCTGCGCCCCTTTATAGGCGACACCGCACCCGGATTGTATTGGCGGTCTTTCAAACTTCCCCAAGGCACGGAGCCGCAAAAGCAGAAAGACAGCTCCATGCGCCTGGAGGTCAAGGATGTCGCGGGACTGGAGGAGGAAGAGAATATGCCCCCGGCCAGCGAGGAGCGAGGCCGGCTGGAGTTCTTTTATCGGCAGAATTCCAAGGAGACCATGGAGGAGTTTTGGAAACGGATCATCAAAGGACGGGCCGACTACAGCGAAAATTTCATTGGCAAGCGCGGCGCCATCAAGCAGACCGTTGACCAGACGGTCGCCGCCGGCGACTCTCCGGAGGTCAAACTTCAAAAGCTTTATGCCCGCACACAGCAGATCCACAATTTTGCCCTGGATGTGGGAAAGACCGAGAAGGAAGAGAAGCGGGAAAAATTGAAGGACAACAACAACGTTGAGGATGTGTTAAAGCACGGCTACGGTTCGCCGCAGGACATCAACCGTTTCTTTGTGGCCCTGGCCCGCGCCGCCGGTTTCGAGGCCGATTGGGTCAACATTGCCCCGCGCAACCGGAACTTCTTCCATCCTGAACTGCAGGACACCACCCAACTGGAAGCCGACATCGTCGTGGTGGCCCTCGGCTCGGAAAAAGTGTATCTCGATCCGGCCTGCAGCTTCTGCCCGTATGGTTTTCTTCCCTGGTACGAGACCGCCGCGGGCGGCGTTCGCATCAACAAACAGGGAGGGGAGTTTGTCAACACAACCACGCCGAAAAGCTCGGATGCCCTGGTGGAACGCAAGCTGGATGTTCGCCTGGGGGCCGACGGGAAGCTGGAGGGAAAATGGACCGTGAACTTCCGCGGCCAATATGCCTTGGAACATCGTGAGGATGGTCGCACCCAGGACGAGACCGGTCGGCGCAAGGATCTCAGCGAGGAAATCAGGAAGTGGTTCCCCGCCAATGCCCTTCTCGAGATTACCAGCATGACAGGTTGGGAAGGGTCGGCTGAACCCCTCCATGTCGAAGGCACCTTGACCCTGCCCGAGTTTGGCATGTCCACCGGGCGGCGGCTGCTCCTGCCTCTCAGTATCATGGCCCCGAGTCATCCCGGACGATTCCAAACGACACAGCGGAAGCATCCCGTGTATTTCCGCTACCCCTTTCAAACCGTGGATGAGGTCACGGTGCAGATGCCGGAAGGATTCAAAGTCGAATCCCTGCCGAAGTCCGAATCCACCCCTGCCGCCAGCGCGGCCATTTTCCAGGTGTCGTGCAAGCAGGAGGGCAACCAGTTGCGCATCACGCGGCGCGAGGGCTTGGAGGGATTTTACTTCCCCCTGCAATACTACGAGGCGATTCGAAACTTCTTCGACATGATGAAGGGCAAAGATGATGAAAAAATTGTTTTGCAGTCGACTCCGTCGGCCCAGGGCCACTAG
- a CDS encoding DUF3857 and transglutaminase domain-containing protein, translating into MKKLFCSRLRRPRATSLILWGLVLAWIGTAGPARAAAPEWLRTAAHEALPDYPKETIAVLLLSEQMTIVRDNGEIETQYRRAYKILRPEGRERYGTFAVDFDKDTRLSNLKAWCLPASGNEYEVKEKDAVETGFSEELYNDTHHKVLTIPAALPGNVIGYEYVQRKRPYILQDEWWFQRNIPVRRARFWLKLPAGWEFDSFWANYKGPDPRANGENQYVWELENIPAIENEPEMPAWLALAGRLAVKYLPRDPSLREQNRASWESVGKWYAGLTASRRDSTPEIKQKVAELIAGKTQTLDKMRAIASFLQRQIRYVAIEIGIGGYQPHMAGEVFTHRYGDCKDKVTLLSTMLKEIGIESYYVLVDTDRGIVLPGFPSALSFDHVILAIRLPEEVTGEGLFAKQDHPKLGRLAFFDPTDPYTPLGYLPSSLQKNYGLLIGPAGGELVELPLLPPASNRLLRTAKMTLNLDGTVSGEVEEIRWGAPAADQRALFLRTAPAERAKVLERLLGASLAGFALTKASIVGLEEYDQNLVVRYQFVAQSYAKTAGSLLLIRPRVLGNKGSSVMEKQERKYPVEFSEATLHSDLFEFTLPPGFVIDELPGPLKTEFDFGKYSSKVEGHGNTLRYERLYEIRDVMVSKENFSQLRKFFQQIASDERSNAILRREIP; encoded by the coding sequence ATGAAAAAATTGTTTTGCAGTCGACTCCGTCGGCCCAGGGCCACTAGCCTTATTTTGTGGGGGCTGGTCCTCGCCTGGATCGGCACGGCGGGACCGGCCCGTGCCGCAGCACCGGAATGGCTTCGCACCGCGGCGCACGAGGCCCTGCCCGACTATCCCAAGGAAACAATTGCAGTCCTCCTGCTCTCGGAACAAATGACCATTGTTCGAGACAACGGCGAGATCGAAACGCAGTATCGACGCGCGTATAAGATCCTGCGGCCGGAGGGCCGGGAGAGGTACGGGACTTTTGCGGTGGATTTTGACAAAGACACGCGCCTGAGCAACCTGAAAGCATGGTGTCTTCCGGCCAGCGGAAATGAGTACGAGGTGAAAGAGAAGGACGCGGTGGAAACCGGTTTTTCCGAGGAACTTTACAACGACACCCACCACAAGGTGCTGACCATCCCCGCCGCCCTTCCTGGGAATGTGATCGGATACGAATACGTCCAGCGAAAACGCCCCTACATCCTTCAGGATGAGTGGTGGTTCCAACGGAACATCCCGGTGCGGCGCGCCCGTTTCTGGCTCAAGCTGCCCGCCGGCTGGGAGTTTGATTCATTCTGGGCTAACTACAAGGGCCCGGATCCGCGAGCGAACGGAGAGAACCAGTATGTGTGGGAGCTGGAAAACATTCCGGCCATTGAGAATGAACCGGAGATGCCGGCATGGCTTGCACTGGCGGGACGCCTGGCAGTGAAGTACCTGCCTCGGGACCCGTCGCTGCGGGAACAAAATCGAGCCTCATGGGAATCTGTTGGAAAATGGTATGCAGGACTCACCGCCTCGCGCCGCGACTCCACCCCGGAGATCAAACAAAAGGTCGCTGAACTGATTGCGGGCAAGACCCAAACCCTCGACAAGATGCGAGCGATCGCCTCGTTCCTCCAGCGCCAAATCCGCTACGTGGCCATCGAAATCGGCATCGGGGGTTACCAGCCTCACATGGCTGGAGAGGTTTTCACGCACCGATACGGCGACTGTAAGGACAAGGTGACCTTGCTCAGCACCATGCTGAAGGAGATTGGCATCGAATCGTACTATGTCCTCGTGGATACCGACCGGGGCATTGTGCTGCCAGGATTTCCTTCGGCCTTGAGCTTCGACCATGTGATCCTGGCGATTCGGCTTCCAGAGGAGGTGACCGGGGAGGGCTTGTTTGCCAAGCAGGACCATCCCAAGTTGGGGCGGTTGGCCTTTTTTGATCCGACCGACCCGTATACCCCGCTGGGGTATCTGCCTTCTTCCCTTCAGAAGAATTACGGCTTGTTGATCGGCCCGGCGGGCGGAGAACTGGTGGAGTTGCCGTTGCTTCCGCCGGCCAGCAATCGACTCCTGCGCACTGCAAAAATGACGTTAAATCTGGACGGAACCGTTTCCGGGGAGGTCGAAGAAATCCGATGGGGTGCTCCGGCCGCCGATCAGCGCGCCCTGTTCCTCAGGACGGCCCCGGCGGAGCGGGCCAAAGTCCTGGAGCGCTTGCTGGGCGCCTCGCTGGCAGGTTTCGCATTGACCAAGGCTTCGATCGTCGGCCTCGAAGAGTATGACCAGAACCTGGTCGTGCGCTACCAGTTTGTGGCACAAAGCTATGCCAAGACAGCCGGCAGCCTGTTGCTCATCCGGCCGCGCGTGCTGGGGAACAAGGGTTCCAGCGTCATGGAAAAACAGGAACGAAAGTATCCCGTGGAATTCTCCGAAGCCACCCTCCATTCGGACCTCTTTGAGTTCACGCTTCCGCCCGGCTTCGTCATCGACGAGCTGCCTGGACCTTTAAAAACCGAATTTGATTTTGGAAAGTACAGCAGCAAGGTCGAAGGCCACGGGAATACGCTCCGTTACGAGCGCCTGTATGAGATCAGGGACGTGATGGTTTCCAAGGAAAACTTCAGCCAGTTGAGGAAGTTCTTCCAGCAAATTGCCTCCGACGAGCGCTCCAATGCGATCCTGCGCCGGGAAATCCCTTAG
- a CDS encoding ABC transporter permease, with translation MESIWGDLRYAFRMLWRSPGFTMVAVLTLALGIGANSAIFSVINAVLLRPLSFRDPSRLVLITEHSKFPILTTSYQNYVDWRDQSHSFDGMEATRATNLTLTGGGEPERLTARMATAGLFPLLGVDATVGRTFLKEEDRAGGAPVALVSYGLWQRRFGGSRDLIGKTIDLNAQPYTVVGILPSGFQILQPADVYVPFEPWAKTLPDDRSWHPGIMPVARLKRGVTMLQARTEMQTIAKRLEQQYPVYDTGVSSDVVGVQEQMVQNARPALLVLLGAVGFVLLISCVNVANLLLARATSRGKEVAIRTALGASLGRVVRQLLTESVVLALAGGGLGLLLASASIGPLLKLSAGSVPNMGPVGIDRWVLAFTMGISVLTGILFGLVPALRTAKLNLRESLSEGWRSSSAGARHHRLRAALVVSEITLAMLLLVGAGLLLRSFQRLQEVPPGFQPDHLLVADLPISPTTYAKPDQRFQFFDRLVDRARGLPGVRSAGAASFLPVSGGGSIIHFNIHGRAPKSAHDFVAAGYRTITPNYLETLGIPLLQGRRFTDADNDKAPAVVVINATMARTFFPGENPLGKRMQLGALPEEQVPWMEIVGVVGDVRPGLGLDPQAEMYLPYRQADAVLPVFQLSVVLRTSMDPMTESSSLRAALAEIDSNQPLVNVRTMEENISGSVAQPRFRTWLLGIFAVVALILAAVGIYGVMSYSVNQRTGEIGVRMALGAEAMDVFRLIVGQGLWLALIGVSIGLLFAAGLTRILRTFLFGVSALDPVTFLGVALALTAVGLAASYLPARRATKVDPMVALREE, from the coding sequence ATGGAGAGTATATGGGGCGATCTTCGTTACGCATTCCGAATGCTGTGGAGGAGCCCGGGGTTCACCATGGTTGCGGTGTTGACATTGGCGCTCGGGATTGGTGCCAACTCCGCGATCTTCAGTGTCATCAATGCCGTGCTGTTGCGGCCGCTTTCATTCCGTGATCCGTCGAGGCTCGTTCTCATCACCGAGCACAGCAAGTTTCCCATCCTCACCACCTCCTATCAGAACTATGTGGACTGGCGTGACCAGAGCCATTCTTTTGACGGCATGGAAGCCACGCGCGCCACGAATCTGACCTTGACCGGCGGCGGCGAGCCGGAGCGTCTGACCGCCCGCATGGCGACGGCGGGTCTGTTTCCCTTGCTCGGCGTGGACGCGACGGTCGGCCGGACCTTTTTGAAGGAAGAAGACCGGGCGGGCGGGGCTCCGGTTGCTTTGGTCAGTTATGGTCTGTGGCAGCGCCGTTTCGGAGGGTCCCGTGATCTGATCGGCAAGACGATTGATCTCAATGCGCAACCCTATACCGTGGTCGGTATCCTCCCCTCGGGATTCCAGATCCTGCAGCCGGCCGACGTTTATGTTCCCTTTGAGCCGTGGGCCAAGACGCTGCCGGATGACCGTTCCTGGCATCCAGGGATCATGCCGGTCGCTCGATTGAAGCGGGGCGTCACCATGCTGCAAGCCCGCACCGAGATGCAAACCATCGCCAAGCGGCTGGAGCAGCAGTATCCCGTTTATGATACGGGGGTCAGCTCCGATGTGGTCGGGGTGCAGGAGCAAATGGTGCAGAACGCCCGCCCGGCCCTGCTGGTCCTTCTGGGCGCCGTGGGTTTTGTCCTGCTGATTTCTTGTGTGAACGTGGCCAATCTGCTGCTGGCCCGCGCCACATCGCGCGGCAAAGAAGTTGCGATCCGAACGGCACTGGGAGCCAGTCTCGGACGGGTCGTCCGACAACTGCTGACGGAGAGCGTCGTGCTGGCGCTTGCCGGCGGCGGATTGGGACTGCTCCTTGCCTCGGCCAGTATCGGGCCGTTGCTGAAGCTCTCAGCCGGAAGCGTTCCCAACATGGGTCCTGTCGGGATTGACCGGTGGGTCCTGGCGTTCACCATGGGGATTTCGGTCTTGACGGGAATCCTCTTCGGCCTAGTCCCGGCGCTTCGCACCGCAAAGTTGAATCTGAGGGAATCACTCAGCGAAGGTTGGCGCAGCTCGTCAGCGGGAGCTCGACATCATCGTCTCCGGGCGGCCCTGGTCGTTTCTGAGATCACCCTGGCCATGCTGCTGCTTGTCGGCGCGGGTCTGCTCCTGCGGAGTTTTCAGCGCTTGCAGGAGGTGCCGCCGGGCTTTCAGCCGGATCATCTCCTGGTGGCGGATCTTCCGATTTCGCCGACGACCTATGCCAAACCCGACCAGAGATTCCAGTTCTTCGACCGGCTCGTGGATCGTGCCAGAGGGCTCCCCGGAGTTCGCTCGGCGGGTGCTGCCTCGTTTTTGCCGGTGAGCGGGGGAGGCTCGATCATTCATTTCAACATTCATGGCCGCGCGCCGAAGAGCGCGCATGATTTTGTGGCTGCCGGCTACCGCACGATCACGCCGAACTATCTGGAGACCCTGGGCATCCCCCTGTTGCAGGGGCGGAGATTCACAGACGCGGATAATGACAAGGCGCCGGCCGTCGTCGTCATCAACGCCACCATGGCGCGAACCTTCTTCCCCGGAGAAAACCCTCTCGGCAAGCGCATGCAACTCGGGGCGCTGCCGGAGGAACAGGTCCCCTGGATGGAGATCGTGGGGGTGGTAGGCGATGTGCGGCCGGGATTGGGCCTGGATCCCCAGGCCGAAATGTACTTGCCGTATCGCCAGGCCGATGCCGTCCTGCCGGTCTTTCAGCTTTCCGTTGTTTTACGCACCTCGATGGATCCGATGACCGAGTCTTCATCGCTCCGGGCCGCACTCGCTGAAATTGACAGCAACCAGCCGCTGGTGAATGTCCGCACCATGGAAGAAAACATCTCCGGCTCGGTGGCGCAACCCCGGTTCCGAACCTGGCTGTTGGGGATCTTTGCGGTCGTCGCGCTCATCCTGGCCGCGGTCGGGATCTACGGGGTGATGTCGTACTCCGTCAATCAGCGGACGGGTGAAATCGGCGTCCGGATGGCGCTCGGCGCCGAAGCCATGGATGTCTTTCGACTCATCGTCGGCCAGGGGCTGTGGCTGGCGCTCATCGGGGTGTCGATCGGATTGCTTTTCGCTGCGGGGTTGACGCGTATCCTGCGCACTTTTCTGTTTGGTGTGAGCGCGCTCGATCCTGTCACGTTTCTGGGCGTGGCGTTGGCGCTTACGGCGGTCGGCCTCGCGGCTTCGTACCTTCCCGCGCGCAGGGCAACGAAGGTCGACCCGATGGTGGCTCTGAGAGAAGAATAA
- a CDS encoding GNAT family N-acetyltransferase, with amino-acid sequence MVEIREFTMQDYPAAHALWRESEGIALRESDSPESINHFLDRNPGMSFVAYDGDRLVGAALGGHDGRRGYLHHVAVARRERRSGIGSALVLRCLDKLRACGIERCHLFIERENPQAKAFWKGIGWFERNDLWMMSRDLRNPSPVSGETASSDR; translated from the coding sequence ATGGTTGAAATCCGCGAATTTACGATGCAGGATTATCCCGCGGCCCATGCTTTGTGGAGGGAATCGGAAGGGATCGCATTACGCGAATCTGACTCGCCAGAAAGCATAAATCATTTTCTGGACCGAAATCCCGGGATGAGCTTCGTCGCCTATGACGGAGACCGCCTCGTGGGTGCGGCCTTGGGCGGGCATGACGGACGGCGCGGCTACCTCCACCATGTGGCAGTGGCGCGGCGTGAAAGGCGGAGTGGAATTGGTTCCGCGCTGGTGCTTCGATGCCTCGATAAACTGCGGGCCTGCGGCATCGAGAGATGCCACTTATTCATAGAAAGAGAAAATCCGCAGGCGAAGGCTTTTTGGAAGGGCATCGGGTGGTTTGAGCGCAACGATCTTTGGATGATGTCGCGGGATCTTCGCAACCCTTCTCCTGTCAGTGGCGAGACTGCGTCTTCGGACCGATAA
- the pip gene encoding prolyl aminopeptidase — MRTLYPEIEPYKTGTLKVSPIHTLYYEECGNPQGKPAVFVHGGPGGGFTPPDRRFFDPAAWRIIMFDQRGSGKSTPYASLQENTTWHLVDDMEKLRTHLGIDRWMVFGGSWGSTLALAYAEAHPQCVTAMVLRGIFLLRRSELLWFYQQGASDIYPDVWEEYLKPIPEVERGDMMSAYHRRLTSDDTGIRKAAAKAWSIWEGATSKLLPDADFIASYGADEFAEAFARIECHYFVNGAWFRNENQLLEDVERIRHIPATIVQGRYDLVCPIRSAWDLHRRWPEAELIIVPDAGHNSKEPGIAAGLVEATDKYRNLEEKGIAAAPGPSPRPSSVKKRVKGK, encoded by the coding sequence ATGCGAACCCTGTATCCGGAAATCGAACCTTATAAAACCGGAACGTTGAAGGTCTCCCCGATCCATACGCTTTATTACGAAGAGTGCGGCAATCCTCAAGGAAAGCCCGCGGTTTTTGTTCATGGGGGACCGGGAGGGGGTTTCACCCCTCCGGATCGGCGGTTTTTTGACCCGGCCGCCTGGCGAATCATCATGTTCGATCAGCGCGGATCGGGCAAGAGCACGCCCTACGCCAGCCTGCAAGAGAACACCACCTGGCATCTTGTGGATGACATGGAGAAGCTGCGGACACATCTCGGCATTGACCGCTGGATGGTGTTCGGCGGCTCCTGGGGCAGCACCCTGGCCCTGGCATACGCCGAGGCACATCCCCAGTGCGTCACCGCGATGGTCTTGCGTGGCATCTTCCTGTTGCGGCGCTCGGAGCTGCTCTGGTTTTATCAGCAGGGAGCGTCGGACATCTATCCGGATGTTTGGGAGGAATATCTCAAGCCGATTCCCGAAGTGGAACGCGGCGACATGATGTCGGCTTACCATCGGCGTCTGACCTCAGACGACACCGGGATTCGAAAGGCTGCTGCCAAGGCGTGGAGCATCTGGGAAGGGGCCACCAGCAAGCTGCTTCCCGATGCCGACTTTATCGCTTCCTACGGGGCTGATGAGTTTGCGGAGGCCTTCGCCCGGATCGAATGTCACTATTTCGTGAACGGCGCCTGGTTCCGCAATGAGAATCAACTCCTCGAGGATGTCGAGCGCATTCGGCACATTCCGGCGACCATCGTGCAGGGACGATATGATCTGGTCTGCCCCATCCGGAGCGCTTGGGATCTTCACCGGCGGTGGCCTGAGGCGGAACTCATCATCGTCCCCGATGCCGGGCACAACTCCAAGGAGCCGGGCATTGCCGCGGGACTGGTCGAAGCCACCGACAAATACCGGAATTTGGAGGAGAAGGGAATTGCGGCCGCCCCGGGGCCCAGTCCACGCCCATCGTCCGTGAAAAAGAGGGTCAAAGGAAAATAG